TCCATCCTTATGTTAAAACCGGTTTTCTCCATCCCATATGTCAATTATTCAACAAATTCTGGAATAAATCACTTCACAATTAGGACAAAAAGAACACAAATTTAGCAATCAAATAAATTGGTTTACTAATTAAGAAGTTGATGATTTTAGCTTTATAAACAGAGTAATTCATAATCCCACTGAATTAATGCATCAAATAAAAAATCATGGCTAGAGGGTATGATTCAAATGGATTTGGCCAAGAGCACTAAAATATAGTAATAAGAGATTGGTCCTTAAAGAGTCCAATAAAAATCAAATGGaagtaaaaagaaaatgcaatatgaattttttttttctttctttttttgtggATCCTTACCCTAAATAAAGCAAAGATCTTAAAAGAAGGCACACActcccttcaaagttggttttgaTGAAAGAAAGAGCTACATAAAATCATTTAACGGCTGCCTAAAGGAAGGTTTATAATTTAATAGCTAGCAAAAGGATTGGAATCttcatcaaagaaaaaaaaaatcatcaaatacAAAACCAAGATTTTTTACTTGTTTTTTCTTTAACTAGTGTACAAAGCAAAGGACTAGATTCTTGTTTCTAAAGTGACACAAACCCAGGAGCTGCTTCTGCTTTGCAATTCATTCTTTCCCCACTTACCAACTTAATCACAGAAAGAGTGTTAGAAAATTTTCATGGTCCTACGAACTCAACTAGCATAACCACAAAGAGAAAAATCACAAAGCACTATGTTGAAACTTACTAGAGGAGGTAACAACCTTAAcaagtgtcaaaatgggtttgtgAGTTTATTTTTCCTCTTCATTTTCAGCCGCCAAAAATTTTCCACAGAAGAGGGAGAAGCATAATAAACATACACTAAACATTCTCTAATGGTAAGAAGAGATCTACATGATAAACAATAACATGGACAAACATAGAAAGAAACATCACAGCACAGGCACGTACGCAAATTTAAATACTACATACGCATAGGAAGAGCAAGGATGAACAGAGTCAAGGAATCAACTATACGTATAAAACTCCTTTCTTCCAAATGCGTAATATTATGACTATGGACATTTGGACAATAATTGAGGTGTTATTGGTGCCAgctacaaattttaaaaaatttataattgtaTACAAATTGCCTAGAAAGAGATCATGCAATTTTCTCTCAAAGAGGTgaaggaacaaaaaaaaaaagaaaggtcaAACAAAAAGGAGAGGGTGCACCAACAGAAGAAGGTAACGTTGACATATGGGTTCAATCATATACAACATAGCAAATGTTCAGCATAACATATTATGCAGATTTTAAATAATAGAAGCAAGATTCAAATGCCTAAGTTTCTACAACTAGCGATTCAAACTTCTTTTGAGAAGCAAATTTTACAAATTAGTAATAGATTATGCAGCATTAGATCATAAAAGCAACTCACCTGGAATGGAAGACTTATAGTCGCTAATTAAGTTTGTGCAAGAGAGGGAGAAATTGGAGGCTACAAAAACCATAGAGCTTCTGAATCGTTAAGTGGAGAAGAGAAATGGAAGCCGAGAGTCAAAAAAATGTTGTATAAGAGAAGCAGTTCTTGAGAAAAGAAAAACGAGAAGGAAAAATAAATCACAAGCGGTAGAAATTGTTAATTAGTATCTTAGGATTTCTTTTACTGGAGTATGAAGATATTGCTTCATATAGAATTCCAAATAAAATCTATTATAAAGCAGCAATTTAAACCgaagaatctcattcaaatttcaaatcatcaTTAATAGCATTTTAATTAGATTAGATATGTAAGATTTTGAATGCCAAAACATTgtcatatatcaaaatatcaaaaggacataaaaatataaaaatggaGGTGACTTACAGGGATAGAGAGCCGCAAGCCTTAGTTCTCCACAATTAGTAGGGACGGATTTCAAAGAAATTTGTAGAATTTGGGAGCAAATTCACATGAAGAACTTGAAGGAACCATAGTAGCGTCGTAGTTAATCCCATCCTGAGTATTTGAAAAGTAATCTTCCATAAAGAAAGTATTTGAAAAGTAATCTTCCATAAAGAAATTTTGCCTTCTTTTAGGGTGCGTTTCCACCTCCTGGTTGCCATTGATATTACTGGAGTAGAAGTCTTCCCTGCTTCTCTTATTGTTGGCATTTGTTGTTTCTTCTAATTGCTCCAGAAAATTGGCTTCTCTACATATGTAAGGATTGCATTTGTTTAGCTCAACTTTGTCATATAACAAGTGGAATCCAAACCTTTTCACTTCCCACTTTGTCATATAGTCGGTGCCCATATCGTCGGGCCAGAGGAAGAATGTTGCCTCGTTCTCCATGTTACAATTTTGTTTGAGCCAATCTAAATAGGACATGTCACGGCCGCCGTACCAAAAGAACACATGATCTGATTCTATGGTATTTTCCAAATCGAAATATTCACTTGTAGAAATGGCGTCTCTGACGCCATTATTGTTTCCGAAATAGCTTCCACATGCTAAGCGTAAATGATCCACATAAAAACCAGGATCCTTGAATTCTACAATAGCACAAAAAACAAAGCCCAAGAACATATTATTGAAGCAACCAGGAGGGAACAAAGTTTCTATTGAATTTACCGGGCCTTCACAGCTCAACCACTCAGGAATTTTCCCTCCGGGTAAACCAACACAAAAATAAGGATAAAATGCTCCATAAGGTCTAGCAATTTCTAATCCACCACATCTAGCAATGGCTAATTCTTTAATTCTCCGGAGAGCATCTGCGATAATGGTGCCACGTGCATTTTGGTCCAAATTTAGGCAAttacaaaaattcaattcataACCATATTCCCTGCATTCTTCACGATATTTTATTAGTGCAATATATGAAGTTGATACTGACTTTTGGAGTCTCTTGCAGTTCTTTAAACTCAGTCGTCTTAATGATGACAAAGAGGCAGTGTCAGGGGGAATTTCTACAAGTGCAGTGCCATCTAGAAGTAACTCCTTTAAAGAGCATAAACCATATAAAGGAGGCAATTTCTCAAGATATGAACAGCCATTGAGATTCAGAATCTCAAGGCGTTTCAATTCGCAAGTGCTATTTGGGAGACTGTTGAGCTTTTTACATTCACTCAAATCTAACTCAATAGTACCATAATTTGATGAGGGCAATACTTCTGAACTTTCCATAATCTGCGGAGACATGATGAGATTTGGGCAGAAACTGATATAAAGTCTTATAAAAGTATTGCAATATATAATTCTTGGAAGACTTCTAAGGTTTTCGCAATCGCTAGTATCTAAGACCAAAAGATTTTCAAGATATTGGATAGATGACGGAGACCACTCTTCCACTCCAGAATCagcgaaatttaaaaattttatgccTCTCGGCATTTGTGTAAGACTTCTCAACTTTGCGCAACCAGCTAGACAAAGAGAATCGAGTCTTTTCAGGCACTGAATGGATGATGGAATCTCAATCAAACTCTCACAACCATCAAAATTTATGTCTTCCAGGCTTGTCATCATAGAAAAATCAGGGACTATTTTCAGATGCTTTGAGCGAGTAAGATCAAGAGATTTTAAGTTTGGCAAACACTGCATAACACAAATACACGAAATAATTTTTAACTATAAATTGTCAGAAAGTCCATATATAGACAGTCAGTGGCATGCAAGGAGGGGCAGctcataatttttcataatttttttatcattcatAATAACATAAAAATCCTATATCATTTATTCCTAtccatttttcatatttttcataattttaaaatgcACTTTCAAAGTAAAATTTATCTTtagttaaaattgaaattttaattaagcaaataaaagcataattatattttaatgatatatttttttagctacaaatatttacattaattataagaaataaataatcaatttacAAAAATGtaatgaaattatttatttttattatattttttagacTATATAggtggcaacaatacattaatttAATgttagaaaacattttcatatttgtaaatgaattttttctaaataaaaaaagTGTTATGTTTAAAAGCTCAGTTAGatctaatttttttataataataataataataataataataataataataataataataataattattattattattattattattattattattattattattattattatgtgcaAAGATAAATATGTTCCtttatatttttcaattaaattaattattttatataaacatATTTTTCCTTTAAAGCCTAAATCTAACACGGTGGACATTCTTATACATACTAAGTtttggattagattagaattgtaGTAGAGAaactttttaataattaaattaaatcattagCCCTTCTAAATCATATGATATGATCAGCCCTTtactaaaggaaaaaaaaaaaaaaagaaattatattaACCACATATGTTATGAGTATGTAGGATTTGTTAACAAAAATTTTACTCAATAATATACAATTATGACTATATTATAGTTAACCCTaagattttctattcaataaattcAGTAAGTTATTTATAAAATGATAAGaaaaaaattacttaaattatcttaaaatttttagattgatgAACtctaaaattgttttttttttttttaaatctaggGGCTtagcaataaaaattttaattgatgaaattataaagggaaaaaatgaaaacaaagacAGATATATATGTAAAGCTTACCGTAGATCCATTCCAGAGCTCTTCAACTTCGCTACGTGGCATGATGAGGTGGACAAGGTTTTCCATGGAAAAATTTAATGGCAAAGACTTGAAAGGGTATTTTTCCCAATGAAGTAAACTCAACTTCTTAGGAAGACTTTTTAGATAATTTGATTGAAATCTGAATTCAGTAAAATTTAAGCGATCCCTGTAAAATTTAAGCAATCTCAAGTTGGGCATTCTTAAGAAGACTGAATCATTCAAATATAGCCTTCCAATTTCAGACATGTTCAAAAGTAGGCCTTCAACTGCTTCATTTGCCTAACAATCAATATCACAGAGAAAGAGGAAGTTATATATCAATACTTTGCAAAGAAATACTTTTGTCATTTCTTTTAAATGATATCAtaatgttttatatatatatataccttattaTTAGTTGAGGTCAACATATCACAGATGTCATTAGAATTGCATAATATGATACCCTTCCGCCGAGCAATATCTTGACCCATTTCCGCTATCAGATCGTGCATCTCTAACATGTCATCCACAATAGTTACGAGACACCTATCCATTAGACGAATTATTCCCCAATGTATATGAAAATCACAACCAAGTATATCTCTACCATGCTTTTGTGATCTCCATTGAAGAAACAagcaatatataaaaatattttcttctcCATTTCATCTAAATCATTATAACTTATTTCTAAGACTTTCGTAATCTTGCAGTCAGGAAATCTCTTCAGTTTAGTCAATGCACTTTCCCATTCTTCAGTAGTCTTTTTGCACAAATAGGAACCCAAAACCTTGAGAGCTAGTGGAACACCTTTACAATAATTTTCTACCCTTTTGGACAACTCTCTATATTCCACCGGAGGATGGTTTTGTTTGAAGGCTTTCATACTTAACAGCTGAAGAGCATCGCTAAAATCCAATCCCTTAACCTCATATATCTTTTCAGCACTGCTAAGGACTTGTTTGTCTCTGCTTATTAAAATGATTCTACTTCCCAGCCCAAAACAATCATCATCATTTACAGCTAAAGCTTCTAGTTGTTCTGGATCATTAACATCATCAAGAACAGCAAGAACTTTCTTCCGATTAAGTGAATCCTTAATGGAAGGGGGTACCACACTGAGCATATCTAGATTTCTAATTTCAATCCCCAAGAGTTCCGAAAAAAAGCTTTTTCTTAAATCAACTAGCCCATATTTTTCTGATTTTTCCCTAACATTGCGAAGAAAGCAAAAGCAATCAAATTGATTACATATTCGACTAAATAGAATTTCAGCTATGGTGGTCTTTCCAATACCACCCATTCCCAAATTCCTATTACCCGAATGTTTGTTGGCTCAATACATAACAATGAC
This is a stretch of genomic DNA from Hevea brasiliensis isolate MT/VB/25A 57/8 chromosome 12, ASM3005281v1, whole genome shotgun sequence. It encodes these proteins:
- the LOC110659138 gene encoding disease resistance protein RPV1; amino-acid sequence: MASTSSLAISCKTTYDVFLSFRGIETHHNFTSHLCAALCRKNITTFIDDVLERGEGISPALMKAIEESKISVVIFSENYASSRWCLDELVKIIDCEKKLGRKVLPIFYRVNPSDVRKQTGKFGEAFGKVKENSKHSLDVVEKWRTALMEAGNLSGWVSSDSRCLVTIVDDMLEMHDLIAEMGQDIARRKGIILCNSNDICDMLTSTNNKANEAVEGLLLNMSEIGRLYLNDSVFLRMPNLRLLKFYRDRLNFTEFRFQSNYLKSLPKKLSLLHWEKYPFKSLPLNFSMENLVHLIMPRSEVEELWNGSTCLPNLKSLDLTRSKHLKIVPDFSMMTSLEDINFDGCESLIEIPSSIQCLKRLDSLCLAGCAKLRSLTQMPRGIKFLNFADSGVEEWSPSSIQYLENLLVLDTSDCENLRSLPRIIYCNTFIRLYISFCPNLIMSPQIMESSEVLPSSNYGTIELDLSECKKLNSLPNSTCELKRLEILNLNGCSYLEKLPPLYGLCSLKELLLDGTALVEIPPDTASLSSLRRLSLKNCKRLQKSVSTSYIALIKYREECREYGYELNFCNCLNLDQNARGTIIADALRRIKELAIARCGGLEIARPYGAFYPYFCVGLPGGKIPEWLSCEGPVNSIETLFPPGCFNNMFLGFVFCAIVEFKDPGFYVDHLRLACGSYFGNNNGVRDAISTSEYFDLENTIESDHVFFWYGGRDMSYLDWLKQNCNMENEATFFLWPDDMGTDYMTKWEVKRFGFHLLYDKVELNKCNPYICREANFLEQLEETTNANNKRSREDFYSSNINGNQEVETHPKRRQNFFMEDYFSNTFFMEDYFSNTQDGINYDATMVPSSSSCEFAPKFYKFL